Proteins from a single region of Festucalex cinctus isolate MCC-2025b chromosome 19, RoL_Fcin_1.0, whole genome shotgun sequence:
- the gpr3 gene encoding G protein-coupled receptor 3 — MRLNASELSWEESSAADAMLPSGRQEGGASARESPPLTAWGVALCVSGTVITAENAVVVAAILATPSLRAPVFLLLASLGLADLLAGVALVARFLFRFCLAPSDWSELATSGLLVTSLSASLCSLMGVALDRYLSLSHALTYGSGRSRRRAALLLLLVWAGACLVGAGPAMGWNCLDEPASCSVAPPLTRTYLSLLCGGFLAVVVATLQLYAGICRVARRHANAIATQRHFLPSSRSFGGKHGGGRGFSRLVLVLGVFVGCWMPFSLWGLLGDASSPPLYTYATLVPAAFSSLLNPMLYSLRNKDIRKVLLHACCPRRQAAQVHCPVDV, encoded by the coding sequence ATGAGACTGAACGCGTCCGAGCTGTCGTGGGAGGAGTCTTCGGCCGCGGACGCCATGCTGCCGTCGGGCCGCCAAGAGGGCGGCGCCTCCGCTCGGGAATCCCCGCCGCTGACGGCATGGGGCGTGGCCCTGTGCGTCTCCGGGACGGTCATCACGGCCGAGAACGCGGTGGTGGTCGCCGCCATCCTCGCCACGCCGTCCCTGCGCGCGCCCGTCTTCCTGCTCCTGGCCAGCCTGGGGCTGGCCGACCTTCTGGCGGGCGTGGCGCTGGTGGCCCGCTTCCTGTTCCGCTTCTGCCTGGCGCCCAGCGACTGGTCCGAGCTGGCCACGTCGGGACTCCTGGTGACGTCGCTGAGCGCCTCGCTGTGCAGCCTGATGGGCGTGGCCCTGGACCGCTACCTCTCGCTGAGCCACGCCCTCACGTACGGCTCGGGACGATCGCGCCGGCGCGCCGCCCTCCTCCTGCTCCTGGTGTGGGCGGGCGCCTGCCTGGTGGGCGCCGGTCCGGCCATGGGGTGGAACTGCCTGGACGAGCCCGCCTCCTGCTCGGTGGCCCCGCCCCTCACTCGGACGTACCTGTCGCTGCTGTGTGGCGGCTTCCTGGCGGTGGTGGTGGCCACCTTGCAGCTGTACGCCGGCATCTGCCGGGTGGCGCGGCGCCACGCCAACGCCATCGCCACCCAGAGGCACTTCCTGCCCTCCAGCCGCTCGTTCGGCGGCAAGCACGGCGGCGGGCGGGGTTTCTCGCGCTTGGTGCTGGTTCTGGGAGTCTTCGTGGGCTGCTGGATGCCGTTCTCGCTGTGGGGGCTTCTGGGCGACGCGTCCAGCCCGCCGCTGTACACCTACGCCACGCTGGTGCCCGCCGCCTTCAGCTCCCTGCTCAACCCGATGCTCTACAGCCTGAGGAACAAAGACATACGCAAAGTTCTGCTGCACGCCTGCTGCCCCCGCAGGCAGGCCGCACAAGTGCACTGCCCCGTCGACGTGTAG
- the cd164l2 gene encoding CD164 sialomucin-like 2 protein codes for MQNLSIKMFFCWLLLLMMMMAAHSQADCSRAESCDLCVGDSMLNLTGCVWRLCPDGNDTGMCMTDEGNVADSSRNCSWTRVSELCTVVETVAEGGGDSGLGGKARPQLSPARFNLSSFIGGVLLVICLQAAGVLAMRFLKSNEQSDYDPIEQPQ; via the exons ATGCAGAATCTGTCCATCAAGATGTTCTTCTGCTGGCTGCTGCTgcttatgatgatgatggcggCGCACTCGCAAGCGG ATTGTAGCCGAGCTGAGTCATGTGACCTCTGCGTGGGCGACTCCATGCTCAACCTGACCGGCTGCGTATGGAGGTTGTGTCCCGACG GTAACGACACGGGCATGTGTATGACGGACGAGGGCAACGTGGCCGACAGCTCCAGGAACTGCAGCTGGACCAGAGTGTCGGAGCTCTGCACAG TGGTGGAGACGGTGGCCGAAGGAGGCGGTGACTCAG GCTTGGGCGGAAAAGCGCGGCCGCAGCTCTCCCCGGCCCGCTTCAACTTGTCCAGCTTCATCGGCGGCGTCCTGCTGGTCATCTGCCTGCAGGCCGCCGGCGTGCTCGCCATGCGCTTCCTCAAGTCCAACGAGCAGAGCGACTACGACCCCAT